The genome window GATTGGCGATCAAGTGCTTGACCGGCCCCCACTGCTCCATTACGTCGTATGTGTACTTGGCGAGCTCTGAGCGCTGCAGTACGAATATCTGCACCACACGGTAAATCGCGATCAGTACTGGCAGCTGGATAAGGAGTACTAGGATAGAGCTCATCGGCTTGATGTTATGCTTTTTATACACATCCATCATCGCCATCGCCCGCATCTGTGGATTATTCTTATATTTTTTGTTCAGCTTGGCAAGTTCGGGCTGTATCTTACGCATCGCTTTGGCTTGATGGAGCTGCTTCTTAACCAGCGGCCACAACAGAAAACGCACAATTATTGTAAACAGTACAACGCTAACCCCAAAGTCACCGCCTGGAATTAGCGCATAAATTGCCATCAGCAAGTTAAAAATTGGTTGCACAATAACCACATCAAACATGTTCATGTCCTCATTATACCAGAGGTGGCGCTATTTATACAGCCCCGCCTGTGAAAAGAGTTGTTTTACTGCCGTCCTTAGGTCGCTATGTGGCATCACCAGCACCTCCGGCGAAAACACCATAATAACAACATCAAACCCGCCCCGAATATGTGGTAACTCGAGTCGGATAATTTCGTAAATTCGGCGACGTACGCGGTTGCGTTTGACGGCGGATTTAAGCACCTTTTTACTAATCACTACCGAAAACCGACCATGGCGACGGCGCGGATTGGCAATATATTTCATGGTGAGCTGCGATGAGCGAATTGCCCGCCCGCGCGCATAGACGTAGCGCAGACTACCATGACCATGAAATCGGTTGACGTGACGTAACATAAGTCCAGTATAGCAAAATCCCGCCCTGTTAGGCGAGGCGGGAGTTTGCGTTCTAGATAGCGATTTTAGCGCGACCCTTGAGGCGACGACGCTTCAGAACAGCGCGGCCAGCCTTGGTCGAAACACGAGCTCGAAAACCGTGCGTCTTGGCGCGATGTCGCTTGTGTGGTTGAAATGTTCGCTTTGGCATATCGTCATTTAGTGTAGCCTTTTTTGACATTTTTTGCAAGCCATGGATAAACTTTCCACCGTTTCTGCTGTTTTTTCCACATATTTATCAGAGGTGGTTCATTGCTGTGGAAAAATCACCTCGAGAGTCCCTGAATTTTATGATGGCGCCTGTGCTTGTGGAAAAGTCTGATTTTTTGCTATAGTAGGGTTATCAACGTAGTTCCGAGGGGGAAGGTATT of Candidatus Nanosynbacter lyticus contains these proteins:
- the rpmH gene encoding 50S ribosomal protein L34 is translated as MPKRTFQPHKRHRAKTHGFRARVSTKAGRAVLKRRRLKGRAKIAI
- the rnpA gene encoding ribonuclease P protein component encodes the protein MLRHVNRFHGHGSLRYVYARGRAIRSSQLTMKYIANPRRRHGRFSVVISKKVLKSAVKRNRVRRRIYEIIRLELPHIRGGFDVVIMVFSPEVLVMPHSDLRTAVKQLFSQAGLYK